A segment of the Malassezia restricta chromosome V, complete sequence genome:
GATCGCTCATGCTGAACGTCTGCTCGGGAGGCACAGGCAACGTGTGCGAAGACAAAGACTCGGCGCCGGCGCGATCCATGGGCGCAGAGTAACGAGATGTGGCGACCTATACGGTAGGTCTAGCGAAGGAACACGAAAAACACCCCTTAACACAGCAGGGAGAGGATCACGACACGAGCAAGGCGTGTCAAAGTGGAGGCAGGTCGGCCGATCAACACACGCGTGaggagcacgacgcgtcacGGTAGTAGTCGTTGTGGTAGCGGCCGAAACTGCGCGGACGGCCGAATCGAGACTAGCGGCCGAGAGGGTGCGCGGGAAGACAAAAAAAGCGAGGTGGCGGCAACAGGCACCCTGTCCCCTCCGTTGACTTATATCCCAGATTGACTATGGCATGTGGAGATGCAGTCCACGGAGATCAGCGGCCCAGCCAGCGTCCCCACCAGCTGCTCCTGCCGCTGGGAGCGGGGGCCGGCTCGGTATCGACATAGACCTCGTTCTCCTCGTCCATATCGTCCGTCTCGTTTTCTGCATCCTCAAAGGCTTCCAAGTCTGagtcgtgctgctgcacagGAGAACGAACTTGTGCGAGGGCTTCCGACAGATTGGCCTCGTCCAAGGACACGTGGCGATGTGCATAGTAGTACAAGGTCTGTCCGCCCTTGGTCGactgcatcgccgacgATACCAGAACACCCTGTGCGCCTATGCGTGACTCTGTGAGCTCACGCGTCTCTTGGATGTGCCGTGTCTGGCGCGAGAGCACATCATCGGGGCCGAGGAGCTGAGGGGCAAAGTGCTGATCCtcgtcttgggcgccttgggcgAACTCGAGCGACTGCATGGCCTGGCGCACGTACAGATCGGCACGCTGAAGCAGAACAAGCGATTCGCCGCACTGGTTATACTGTGCAAACGCACTGGCgacctggcgcagcagctcagaGCAGTAGTAAAAGCGCTTGGACTCCAACAAACTCGACACATCGGGCTCACCTTCGACCAAGTCCAGGCCGACCATAGCTAGTAGACAGCCATCGATACTGTCTAGCAGTTTGGCTATACCTGGCACGATACGCAGACGGCGGCGATCGGACTGCTGGGCGCAGAGATCTTGCACGCGCTTCAAGTGCTtttggcgctgcgcctgcgaACGGGCacgtgtgccgctgcgcgcATACtgacgcgcggcacgcttCCTCTTTCCAGTTGCCATCGCGGGTAGCGTCCGACGATGAGTCCGCTGCTGCGTCAGTGCCTCCGctcgcgcctcgcgcatggccgcgcgTGACTGTACGTCTGACCACAGACGCACATTACGAGCAATGCGCACAGACAACAAGCGGTAAGCAAGCCAttcgtgcgcacggcgcagcagcagacCAGCCGCCTCATACCGAGTTGAGTGCGTTTTGGCCAGTGCCTGGGTAttgtcgtcgacgagcacgcGTGCGATCGACTCGGCATCCGACAGCGCCGCAAGGACACGGTCGAACGGATCGAGCTCACCACGGTTCGCATACGAGTCACTCGCACGTCCCATCCCGTGGCGTCGGTGGGCGTTGCGCTGGGCATGCGACAGCTTGGCGCGCTTGCCGGGCGTGGACTTGTTCGTCGGGgccacatgctgcgccaatGTAGCCTCTTCAGCCTGCACGCGCTGAATGGCATCGTACAGCTCCAGCGAGTGAACAGGGATCGTCTGGGACCGCCAGTGCAGAACAAACGGCTCGttcgacgaggccgaggccggGTGGGCGGCCTGGAGCGCCTGGGTCACTCTGGCCCAGCCCGGCAGCACCTCCTCACATGCCTCAGGCGTACATACGCGCTCTGCGGCATCGTCCGTCTCACCAAGAGAATACGTCGCGAAGCGGATCTGTGCATCGATCGTGTCAAGAAAGCTGCTCGCTACGGCCTCGTCACGGCTCGACGGGCTGCATTCACTCGTGATCGTGAGCAAACGACGCGTGGCAGCGGTAGCGCGCAAAGTGGACTCCCAATTTTCTTGGATAAAAgctgatgcgctgcgcacgaGGCCGAGGTATGCTAGGCATTGGGCACGGGAATGAACATCGAGGGATGACAGCGCATCCGCCAGCTCATTCAGCTTCGTGGCATATTGCatcgcacgacgcgcgcgtcccAAGCTGCTTCTGCGCAGTTTCGCACGAGTCTCTTCTGTTTGCTTGGCCCACAGTTCTTCGGCGGATGCCCACGCATGCTCGCTCTCAAACAGCAAGAGCTCGAGGGGCCGCGTATCCGTCACCTGGTCCAGCACAATGTCGCGGCGCTCAAACGTGTGATCACGCTTCTTGTCCTTGACACTCTGCTCTTCGGTAGTAAGCCGCCTActgcgcttcgtgcgtCGCACTTTCGTAGCAGGCTTGTTCGGTGCATGCGTAAGATGCAGCGCCGAACGGACGCGCTTCGTCTTTGTCGTGCAGTATCGACGATAACGCTCCCAGTCATGTTGCCGCATACCATGCTCGTTCCGTGCCTCAATAATGAGCTTGAGCAACGGAAAGCtcagctcgccgagctccGCAGGCTCCCTGTCCTGCAAGGCCACATTCATGGTAGATCGAAGAAAGCCTTCCTCGGCCGACACGTGACCAAGAAaacgcctcgcgcgcgctgTCCGTGCACTTGATGGCTCACGATCCGATTTCGCCAGATGCGCTCCGTACGCCTGTGTTTACGCGGCTGAAGGGTAAGCGCGTCGTTCTAGCAAGCAGCAGCCCACGCCGCCGTGATATTTTGGCGACAGTCGGAGTGCACCCAGAGATCGTACCATCGACGTTCAAGGAGGATTTGCCCAAGAGCGACTTTGTCGGCGATATCGCGCACGAGTACCCAGTCGAAACGGCTACACATAAGGCGAAGGAGGTCTATATCCGCCTCGTCATGCAAGATGAGCATGACCCTCCAGATCTCGTGATCGCTGCCGACACAGTCATTGTGCACCAGGGGAAGATCCTCGAAAAGCCCCTGGACAAAACCGACAATGTACGCATGCTCGCTGACATGTGCGGCCACTCTTTCCATGTTGTGACCGGTGTTGCCATCGTGCATCCAATTCTGCAAGCGCCAGGGTACGAAGTCCGCACCGTTTGCGAGCAGACTCGCGTCCATTTTGCCGACGTGCCGGGTCCCCTGCTCCAGGCCTACGCCGAATCAGGcgagggcctcgatcgaGCTGGGGGCTTCGCAATCCAgggacgcggcgcactcTTCATTCGCAGCATCGAGGGTGACTATAACAACGTGGTGGGATTCCCACTGTACAGTGTATTTGAACTTCTGCATGCACTCGTCGAAAATGAAGAGCTCGATTTTGAGGGTACTGCATAAGGTATCCACCTACCCACGCGAGGCGATGCCTAGGTAATCATCTGGAGAGCTCGTATGTGCTGGCTGAGGGGTGGGCTCCGACGCAGTGTGTTGTTCAAGCACAGCTTGTCCTGACGTGAGCGACTGAGCAGAGTCCATGTACGCCGCACCATTTGTAAACGCCATATCTGTGCGCTTCACGCGATGCTCACGCTTGGACGGCGTTTCTGTTGCTTCTTCCAGCTGCACGCCTTGATTCAGCGCGGCCCATTTGTCCAGTTCACGAGATTCCTTGATAAAGCCACGCTCCGTTTCTGTAGGACCAAACTCAGCACCCAAGCTGCGTGCTTCGAGGATagcatggcgcatgcggTGCTCACGCTCAGCATGAATGGCATGGTACGACGCGATGGTGCGCCTGTATGCTTGCGAGAGAGACATGTCTGTGCATTCAGCCGTTTTGAGCGTGCACTGCACAACATCTTCGACGGAGGGATTGATACGGCTCCACATGTACAGCTCGGGAACCTGGCCCCGCGACAATGTGGGTGATATGGGCTCCTCAAGCGTATAATCCGTTTCCGTCAGCATCCTAGGCCGCTTAGCTTCCCAAGGATGATCACGGAAGAATTGACGGCGAATGCGGTCACCTTCATATACAATCGGCTGTGGTCGCAGCGGTGGAAGCTGAGAGCGCAGCTTTTTCAGAGAGTTGAGATGGGAACGACGACCAGCCTTGTTGGCGGCCAAGTGAGGTACTTTCCGGGCCTCGCTTTGCAAGGAACGAGGCAAGTCGCTGTCCGGCCGAACACGCGAGCTGAGAGGCGGTGGGTACACAGGTGGATGCCGGAGTGTGGCATCATACCATGCTGGTGGGCTTTTTATGTACTGCCCCTCTAGCAAACGGCTCACACTCTGCGTTACCTGTCCAGGAATATGACGCGGCATGTTCGATTGATGCAGACCACGGCGAAGAAACGCTTTCTACGAGCCTATGACCATCGGCCGAACATATCGGCGTCGACAGAGAGTGGAGGTTTAATAGAGAAGACGAGTCTGGGTCAGGGCAGGGTCCACGTACCAAGATACTAGCAGGGGTCTTGCTCAGACGCATGTGGATATCCTGGATATCAGACTCGGACACATCACTGATGTCAGCGAGCAGGTAAGCGATATCTTTTAGTGAGTCTGTGATCTGCTTGTCCACATTGTGTGAACCAATAATCTCGTTGACGGCTAAAAGCGCACCAGGCTGGTTGTGGTGCACGTAGCACAAGCGAATTGAGCGGACCTCCTGTTCCGTGATGGGGCGGAGATTCACCTCGGGGAAGTTGACGGCGCCCGTACTCACACCAAAGTTGAGATagcggcacagcgcatTGCTCACCTCCACACCAATAGCTCGCTGAGCCTCCTCGGTGCTGCCACCAATGTGGGGTGTCATGATGACATTGGCTTGGCTCTGAAGTTCCGACGCCCATTCATTCAGGTCATTGTTGAAGGCATTGACACCGTTCTTAGCCGGCTCACGTGGGTAGACGTCGAGCGCACAACCGCCAATGTGTTGCGACTTGAGGGCCTCAACCAATGCAGGAATTTGCACCACGGTGCCGCGTGCATTGTTGATGAGGTAGGCGCCCGGTTTCATGAGCGAAAGCTCCCGTTCGCCGATCATGCCGCGTGTCTCAGGCAGTTCCGGCACATGGATGCTCACAAAGTCGGCTTCACTAAGAAGCTCTTCGAGCGAATCTGCCTGGCGCGCACTACCCAAGGGCATAAGAGGCACGACATCGTGATAAATTACCTGCATGCCCATAGACTCGGCAAGGACAGAGAGTTGCGAGCCAATGTGACCGTATCCCACAATGCCAAGAAGCTTGCCACGGAGCTCGAAGCACCGCTTTGACACTTTATTCCAAGTACCCTGCCGCATCTCCTGGGCACGGTCCGTGAGCTGGCGCGAAAGACACACCATTTCGGCTATAACAAGCTCAGCGACTGAACGCGAGTTGGCAAAAGGCGAGTTAAAGACAGCCACGCCGTTCTTAGTCGCCGCGCTGAGGTCCACTTGATTTGTTCCGATACAGAAGCAGCCGACAACAAGAAGCTGGTGCGCCGCATCAAACACGCGTTGTGTGAGGCGCGTCTTAGAGCGGATGCCAATTGCATGGTATCCGCCAATCTTTTCGACAAGCTCATCTTCCGACCATGCACCTGTGTAGAAATCCACTTCGAATCCTTGTTCACGGAGTATCTTTACCGCGCCTTGGCTAACATTCTCAAGCAAGAGGATCTTGATCGAATCAGCATTGAATTGTTGCAGGACAcgtgcgtgctgctgcagcatgccgTTGGACATGGAACGTCTCCGAGAACCGTCCGGCGGAATGACTGGATCACTTGGCTGTgcaagcggcgcatcagctgcAGAGAAGTACTGGCTTGACCGCGTGAATGCCTGAGTTGCGTTGGTCATAGTGTGGAAAGGCGAACTGACCAGGATCGCTTCCTTGTCCCACACTTTATGACTCGGCGCCGCTTGGCACTCATGCACCCAGCCTGCACGGCGCACGGCTGTCACGTGGGTGACACGTGATGCACGTGAATGGTCGCGTCCGTCGCCCGTGGGACAGGTGGACGAGGCTATCTACGCACGAATCGGACACTAGGCACAACATGATGGAGTCGCGACGTCGTCCAGCCAAGAAAGGAGTGTCTTTCTGCCTTATGGTGGTTGGTGCAAGTGGCACAGGTACGTGAGGGAAGTTGTCTGCGACATTATACTGACAAATTACCAGGTAAGACAACATTCGTCAACACACTGTGCGAGCAAAATGTGATTGAACACAAGGACGCCGACAACGCCCAGACGGCTAATGTAGAGCTTGGTCTGCAGATTCAGCCTGTCAACTTGGAGGTTGAATCCGAGGG
Coding sequences within it:
- a CDS encoding signal recognition particle subunit SRP68, which translates into the protein MNVALQDREPAELGELSFPLLKLIIEARNEHGMRQHDWERYRRYCTTKTKRVRSALHLTHAPNKPATKVRRTKRSRRLTTEEQSVKDKKRDHTFERRDIVLDQVTDTRPLELLLFESEHAWASAEELWAKQTEETRAKLRRSSLGRARRAMQYATKLNELADALSSLDVHSRAQCLAYLGLVRSASAFIQENWESTLRATAATRRLLTITSECSPSSRDEAVASSFLDTIDAQIRFATYSLGETDDAAERVCTPEACEEVLPGWARVTQALQAAHPASASSNEPFVLHWRSQTIPVHSLELYDAIQRVQAEEATLAQHVAPTNKSTPGKRAKLSHAQRNAHRRHGMGRASDSYANRGELDPFDRVLAALSDAESIARVLVDDNTQALAKTHSTRYEAAGLLLRRAHEWLAYRLLSVRIARNVRLWSDVQSRAAMREARAEALTQQRTHRRTLPAMATGKRKRAARQYARSGTRARSQAQRQKHLKRVQDLCAQQSDRRRLRIVPGIAKLLDSIDGCLLAMVGLDLVEGEPDVSSLLESKRFYYCSELLRQVASAFAQYNQCGESLVLLQRADLYVRQAMQSLEFAQGAQDEDQHFAPQLLGPDDVLSRQTRHIQETRELTESRIGAQGVLVSSAMQSTKGGQTLYYYAHRHVSLDEANLSEALAQVRSPVQQHDSDLEAFEDAENETDDMDEENEVYVDTEPAPAPSGRSSWWGRWLGR
- a CDS encoding septum formation protein, which encodes MAHDPISPDALRTPVFTRLKGKRVVLASSSPRRRDILATVGVHPEIVPSTFKEDLPKSDFVGDIAHEYPVETATHKAKEVYIRLVMQDEHDPPDLVIAADTVIVHQGKILEKPLDKTDNVRMLADMCGHSFHVVTGVAIVHPILQAPGYEVRTVCEQTRVHFADVPGPLLQAYAESGEGLDRAGGFAIQGRGALFIRSIEGDYNNVVGFPLYSVFELLHALVENEELDFEGTA
- a CDS encoding small subunit ribosomal protein S23, translated to MPRHIPGQVTQSVSRLLEGQYIKSPPAWYDATLRHPPVYPPPLSSRVRPDSDLPRSLQSEARKVPHLAANKAGRRSHLNSLKKLRSQLPPLRPQPIVYEGDRIRRQFFRDHPWEAKRPRMLTETDYTLEEPISPTLSRGQVPELYMWSRINPSVEDVVQCTLKTAECTDMSLSQAYRRTIASYHAIHAEREHRMRHAILEARSLGAEFGPTETERGFIKESRELDKWAALNQGVQLEEATETPSKREHRVKRTDMAFTNGAAYMDSAQSLTSGQAVLEQHTASEPTPQPAHTSSPDDYLGIASRG
- a CDS encoding D-3-phosphoglycerate dehydrogenase/2-oxoglutarate reductase — its product is MTNATQAFTRSSQYFSAADAPLAQPSDPVIPPDGSRRRSMSNGMLQQHARVLQQFNADSIKILLLENVSQGAVKILREQGFEVDFYTGAWSEDELVEKIGGYHAIGIRSKTRLTQRVFDAAHQLLVVGCFCIGTNQVDLSAATKNGVAVFNSPFANSRSVAELVIAEMVCLSRQLTDRAQEMRQGTWNKVSKRCFELRGKLLGIVGYGHIGSQLSVLAESMGMQVIYHDVVPLMPLGSARQADSLEELLSEADFVSIHVPELPETRGMIGERELSLMKPGAYLINNARGTVVQIPALVEALKSQHIGGCALDVYPREPAKNGVNAFNNDLNEWASELQSQANVIMTPHIGGSTEEAQRAIGVEVSNALCRYLNFGVSTGAVNFPEVNLRPITEQEVRSIRLCYVHHNQPGALLAVNEIIGSHNVDKQITDSLKDIAYLLADISDVSESDIQDIHMRLSKTPASILTRLLY